Proteins from one Aulosira sp. FACHB-615 genomic window:
- a CDS encoding RNA ligase family protein, which yields MTKYPSIPTYHTLGDKGALLEETVIFDGEVILTEKVDGTNSRIILLPDGNFVLGSREELLFAKGDLIGNPALGIVNSLKDVADSLPPSQDCITVVYLELYGGKITSASKQYTAEQRVGWRLFDVAVLTEMDTLFTKSTKQLSAWRDNGGQLFLDEAQLNKTAKDYRLELTPRLAKVTALPTSIKEAHEFLLTILPKTNVALDAGAKGRAEGIVARTISRGAIAKLRFEDYERHTKRRN from the coding sequence ATGACTAAATATCCCAGCATTCCGACTTATCACACACTGGGAGACAAAGGCGCATTGTTGGAAGAAACCGTCATTTTTGATGGTGAAGTAATTTTGACAGAAAAAGTCGATGGTACAAACTCGCGGATAATTTTGCTACCTGATGGTAACTTTGTTTTAGGCAGTCGAGAAGAGCTGTTATTTGCCAAAGGGGACTTGATTGGTAATCCTGCGCTGGGAATTGTCAACTCACTCAAAGATGTTGCTGATTCTTTACCGCCATCTCAGGATTGTATCACTGTGGTTTATCTGGAATTGTACGGTGGTAAGATTACCTCTGCGAGTAAACAATATACTGCCGAACAAAGAGTAGGCTGGCGGCTATTTGATGTTGCTGTTCTCACAGAAATGGATACATTATTTACCAAGTCTACTAAGCAACTGTCGGCGTGGCGAGACAATGGGGGGCAACTGTTTTTAGATGAAGCACAACTGAACAAAACAGCGAAAGATTACAGACTTGAACTCACACCAAGACTGGCAAAAGTTACAGCTTTACCAACTAGCATCAAGGAAGCACATGAGTTTCTTTTGACAATTTTACCCAAAACCAATGTAGCCTTAGATGCAGGTGCAAAGGGTAGAGCCGAAGGTATTGTAGCAAGAACTATTTCGCGGGGTGCGATCGCTAAATTGCGTTTTGAAGATTACGAACGTCATACTAAACGCCGCAATTGA